One stretch of Acanthochromis polyacanthus isolate Apoly-LR-REF ecotype Palm Island chromosome 16, KAUST_Apoly_ChrSc, whole genome shotgun sequence DNA includes these proteins:
- the LOC110965670 gene encoding uncharacterized protein LOC110965670 isoform X2, which produces MSEHEQKGKVGGASCPPSLLSRLSLGTLASLNGSQTSAPSKLSVSLSNLQLSSPNVQTLSPPPPGFGLGSILQNSQPSADPKGSLSLADLIQEHSQSSSVSPVQNQTLSLSDLASQHQNQRDQGTQKTPASSARPQKPPPGVSAESSGSSSGSPLCLASLLSPVKPEHSEAGSTAPRHKPNHRGPKPGQSMDLSALMARQTDGDLPSPTSHAPLRLTSSVFAPPSVFAVSLSIQSRRRPRRTKLKVQETGFQRSQEQLGPLSPIQPFCFDTPSPDDVVRANQSKAFTR; this is translated from the exons ATGTCTGAGCACGAGCAGAAGGGTAAAGTGGGTGGAGCCAGCTGTCCTCCATCCCTGCTGAGTCGTCTGTCTCTGGGGACGCTGGCGTCTCTAAACGGTTCTCAGACTTCGGCTCCCTCCAAACTTTCGGTTTCTCTCAGTAACCTGCAGCTGAGCAGCCCTAATGTCCAGACCCTGAGTCCTCCTCCTCCCGGGTTTGGACTTGGATCAATCCTGCAGAACTCTCAGCCGTCAGCTGATCCCAAGGGAAGCCTGTCATTGGCTGATCTGATCCAGGAGCACTCCCAGTCCAGCAGCGTCTCTCCTGTCCAGAACCAGACCCTGTCCCTGTCCGATCTGGCCTCTCAGCACCAGAACCAGAGGGACCAGGGGACCCAGAAGACCCCGGCGTCCTCGGCTCGGCCTCAGAAACCCCCACCTGGCGTCTCTGCAGAATCCTCTGGCAGCTCATCTGGGTCACCACTGTGCCTCGCCTCGCTGCTTTCACCAGTGAAACCAGAGCACAGCGAGGCGGGAAGTACAGCTCCACGCCACAAACCAAACCACCGAGGCCCCAAACCAGGTCAGAGCATGGATCTGAGCGCGCTCATGGCCCGGCAGACGGACGGAGACCTCCCCTCCCCGACCTCCCATGCTCCCCTCCGCCTCACGTCTTCTGTTTTTGCTCCACCGTCGGTGTTTGCCGTCAGTTTGTCGATTCAGAGCCGCAGACGGCCAAGGAGGACGAAGCTGAAGGTCCAGGAGACGGGCTTCCAAAGATCACAGGAGCAGCTCGGCCCGCTGTCACCCATCCAGCCTTTCTGCTTCGACACACCGTCACCTGACGACGTCGTTCGAGCGAATCAGAGCAAAGCTTTCACCAG GTAG
- the LOC110965670 gene encoding uncharacterized protein LOC110965670 isoform X1 — MSEHEQKGKVGGASCPPSLLSRLSLGTLASLNGSQTSAPSKLSVSLSNLQLSSPNVQTLSPPPPGFGLGSILQNSQPSADPKGSLSLADLIQEHSQSSSVSPVQNQTLSLSDLASQHQNQRDQGTQKTPASSARPQKPPPGVSAESSGSSSGSPLCLASLLSPVKPEHSEAGSTAPRHKPNHRGPKPGQSMDLSALMARQTDGDLPSPTSHAPLRLTSSVFAPPSVFAVSLSIQSRRRPRRTKLKVQETGFQRSQEQLGPLSPIQPFCFDTPSPDDVVRANQSKAFTR, encoded by the coding sequence ATGTCTGAGCACGAGCAGAAGGGTAAAGTGGGTGGAGCCAGCTGTCCTCCATCCCTGCTGAGTCGTCTGTCTCTGGGGACGCTGGCGTCTCTAAACGGTTCTCAGACTTCGGCTCCCTCCAAACTTTCGGTTTCTCTCAGTAACCTGCAGCTGAGCAGCCCTAATGTCCAGACCCTGAGTCCTCCTCCTCCCGGGTTTGGACTTGGATCAATCCTGCAGAACTCTCAGCCGTCAGCTGATCCCAAGGGAAGCCTGTCATTGGCTGATCTGATCCAGGAGCACTCCCAGTCCAGCAGCGTCTCTCCTGTCCAGAACCAGACCCTGTCCCTGTCCGATCTGGCCTCTCAGCACCAGAACCAGAGGGACCAGGGGACCCAGAAGACCCCGGCGTCCTCGGCTCGGCCTCAGAAACCCCCACCTGGCGTCTCTGCAGAATCCTCTGGCAGCTCATCTGGGTCACCACTGTGCCTCGCCTCGCTGCTTTCACCAGTGAAACCAGAGCACAGCGAGGCGGGAAGTACAGCTCCACGCCACAAACCAAACCACCGAGGCCCCAAACCAGGTCAGAGCATGGATCTGAGCGCGCTCATGGCCCGGCAGACGGACGGAGACCTCCCCTCCCCGACCTCCCATGCTCCCCTCCGCCTCACGTCTTCTGTTTTTGCTCCACCGTCGGTGTTTGCCGTCAGTTTGTCGATTCAGAGCCGCAGACGGCCAAGGAGGACGAAGCTGAAGGTCCAGGAGACGGGCTTCCAAAGATCACAGGAGCAGCTCGGCCCGCTGTCACCCATCCAGCCTTTCTGCTTCGACACACCGTCACCTGACGACGTCGTTCGAGCGAATCAGAGCAAAGCTTTCACCAGGTAG